One genomic window of Paraburkholderia acidiphila includes the following:
- a CDS encoding multiubiquitin domain-containing protein: protein MSTDFDEIDDVGQALRENRPLKAARAYRISLALDGVDFRSVMVTDPVPTGRQILAAAGLDDRDDFTLCAILPSGDFEDVSLNETFDLRGQGAERFIAFRTDRDFKLTLNERQLIWGQPTILGEALYVLSDIDAQQAVFLEVRGGTDRLIEREDRVDLTEPGVERFITARRPVKGYVIVVNSRDEPVPEKRVTFEQVVQLAFPGAPAEPNVRYSMTYRHAASRPHAGELAEGGSVEVQHHGTIFNVTKTVQS from the coding sequence ATGAGTACCGATTTCGATGAAATCGACGATGTTGGCCAAGCGCTGCGGGAGAACCGCCCGCTGAAGGCCGCTCGCGCCTACCGGATTTCCCTCGCTCTGGATGGTGTGGATTTCCGCTCCGTCATGGTGACGGATCCGGTGCCGACCGGTCGCCAGATTCTGGCGGCAGCGGGCCTGGATGATCGTGACGACTTCACACTGTGCGCCATCCTGCCCTCGGGTGACTTCGAGGACGTTTCCCTCAATGAAACGTTCGACCTGCGCGGGCAAGGGGCTGAGCGTTTCATCGCGTTCCGTACTGACCGCGATTTCAAGCTCACCCTCAATGAGCGGCAACTGATCTGGGGACAGCCGACGATTCTCGGCGAGGCGCTCTACGTCTTGTCGGACATCGACGCGCAACAGGCAGTCTTCCTGGAAGTTCGCGGCGGCACAGATCGTCTGATCGAGCGCGAAGATCGCGTCGATCTCACCGAGCCGGGCGTGGAGCGTTTCATCACTGCGCGGCGCCCTGTCAAGGGCTATGTCATCGTCGTGAACTCGCGCGACGAACCGGTGCCCGAAAAGCGCGTTACGTTCGAGCAGGTGGTGCAACTGGCCTTCCCGGGCGCGCCGGCCGAGCCCAACGTTCGCTACTCCATGACCTATCGCCATGCGGCCTCGAGACCGCACGCGGGCGAGCTCGCCGAAGGCGGTTCGGTGGAAGTTCAACATCACGGGACGATCTTCAATGTCACCAAAACTGTTCAGTCTTAA
- the gyrB gene encoding DNA topoisomerase (ATP-hydrolyzing) subunit B — MTDTNNSQPDNSSYGASSIQILEGLEAVRKRPGMYIGDTSDGTGLHHLVFEVLDNSIDEALAGYCNDIHVVIHADNSISITDNGRGIPTDVKMDDKHDPKRSAAEIVMTELHAGGKFDQNSYKVSGGLHGVGVSCVNALSSFLRLTVRRNGKKHFMEFHRGVPQNRVLEERDGHTVSPMQLLGDTENRGTEVHFMADETIFGSVEYHYDILAKRIRELSFLNNGVRIRLTDQRSGKEDDFAFGGGVKGFVEYINKAKTVLHPNIFYVQSEKDGVGVEVAMQWNDSYNESVLCFTNNIPQRDGGTHLTGLRAAMTRVINKYIADNEIAKKAKVETSGDDMREGLSCVLSVKVPEPKFSSQTKDKLVSSEVRAPVEEVVAKALEEFLLETPNDAKTICSKIVDAARARDAARKAREMTRRKGVLDGVGLPGKLADCQEKDPAKSEVYIVEGDSAGGSAKQGRDRKFQAILPLRGKVLNVEKARYDKLLSSEQIVTLITALGCGIGKDDYNLEKLRYHRIIIMTDADVDGAHIRTLLLTFFYRQMPEMIERGYVYIAQPPLYKLKAGKDERYLKDDSELNAHMLRLALQGSELVPNEGATPISGDALGELARSYQLARGVVDRLSRLYDERALEAIMDGVAIDLSSEASTEASARALEAQLRDDPLKPEVSVVPMYDQVREQRSLRVERRHHGNVKVSVIDEEFQLTADYQQLVNTANTFKGLIGKNAVIKRGERSMAVNDFKSAMKWLIADAERNVSKQRYKGLGEMNPGQLWETTMDPTVRRLLRVQIEDAIAADGIFTTLMGDDVEPRRAFIESNALRAGNIDV, encoded by the coding sequence ATGACTGATACGAACAACTCGCAACCCGACAACAGCAGCTACGGCGCCTCGTCGATCCAGATCCTCGAAGGACTGGAGGCAGTGCGCAAGCGGCCCGGGATGTACATCGGCGACACGTCGGACGGCACCGGTCTGCACCATCTCGTCTTCGAAGTGCTCGACAACTCGATCGACGAAGCCCTCGCCGGCTACTGCAACGACATCCACGTGGTGATCCACGCGGACAACTCCATCTCGATCACCGACAACGGCCGCGGTATTCCCACGGACGTGAAGATGGACGACAAACACGATCCGAAGCGCAGTGCCGCTGAAATCGTGATGACCGAGCTGCACGCGGGCGGCAAGTTCGACCAGAACAGCTACAAGGTCTCGGGCGGCCTGCACGGCGTGGGCGTGTCCTGCGTGAACGCGCTCTCGAGCTTCCTGCGCCTCACGGTGCGCCGCAACGGTAAGAAGCACTTCATGGAATTCCACCGTGGCGTGCCGCAGAACCGCGTGCTCGAAGAGCGCGACGGCCACACGGTCTCGCCCATGCAACTGCTCGGCGACACCGAAAATCGCGGCACCGAAGTGCACTTCATGGCCGACGAAACCATCTTCGGCAGCGTGGAGTACCACTACGACATTCTCGCCAAGCGTATTCGCGAGCTTTCGTTCCTGAACAACGGCGTGCGCATTCGCCTGACCGACCAGCGCTCGGGCAAGGAAGACGATTTCGCCTTCGGTGGCGGCGTGAAGGGCTTTGTCGAGTACATCAACAAAGCGAAGACCGTCCTGCACCCGAACATCTTCTACGTACAAAGCGAGAAGGACGGCGTGGGTGTCGAAGTGGCGATGCAGTGGAACGACAGCTACAACGAAAGCGTGCTGTGCTTCACGAACAACATCCCGCAACGTGACGGCGGCACGCACTTGACCGGCCTGCGCGCGGCGATGACGCGCGTGATCAACAAGTACATCGCCGACAACGAAATCGCGAAGAAGGCCAAGGTGGAAACCTCGGGCGACGACATGCGCGAAGGGTTGTCGTGCGTGCTTTCCGTGAAGGTGCCGGAGCCGAAGTTCAGCTCGCAGACGAAGGACAAGCTGGTGTCCTCGGAAGTGCGCGCGCCGGTTGAAGAAGTCGTGGCGAAGGCGCTCGAAGAGTTCCTGCTGGAGACGCCGAACGACGCGAAGACCATTTGCAGCAAGATCGTCGACGCCGCGCGTGCTCGCGACGCCGCGCGCAAGGCACGCGAGATGACGCGCCGCAAGGGCGTGCTCGACGGCGTGGGCCTGCCGGGCAAGCTCGCGGACTGCCAGGAGAAGGACCCGGCGAAGTCCGAGGTGTACATCGTCGAGGGCGACTCGGCGGGCGGCTCGGCCAAGCAAGGCCGCGACCGCAAGTTCCAGGCAATCCTGCCGCTGCGCGGCAAGGTGCTGAACGTCGAAAAGGCGCGCTACGACAAGCTGCTCTCCTCGGAGCAGATCGTCACGCTGATCACCGCGCTCGGCTGCGGCATCGGCAAGGACGACTACAACCTCGAGAAGCTGCGCTATCACCGCATCATCATCATGACCGACGCGGACGTGGACGGCGCGCACATCCGCACGCTGCTGCTCACGTTCTTCTATCGCCAGATGCCGGAGATGATCGAGCGCGGCTATGTGTATATCGCGCAGCCGCCGCTGTACAAGCTGAAGGCGGGCAAGGACGAGCGCTATCTCAAGGACGATTCGGAGCTGAACGCGCATATGCTGCGCCTCGCGCTGCAGGGCTCGGAGCTCGTGCCGAACGAAGGTGCAACGCCGATCTCCGGCGACGCGCTTGGCGAGCTCGCGCGCTCGTATCAGCTTGCACGCGGCGTGGTGGACCGTCTTTCGCGTCTGTACGACGAGCGTGCGCTCGAAGCGATCATGGACGGCGTGGCGATCGACCTGTCGAGCGAGGCATCGACCGAGGCTTCGGCGCGTGCACTCGAAGCACAACTGCGCGACGATCCGCTCAAGCCGGAAGTGAGCGTGGTGCCGATGTACGACCAGGTGCGCGAGCAACGTTCGCTGCGCGTGGAGCGCCGCCATCACGGCAACGTGAAGGTCTCGGTGATCGACGAGGAGTTCCAGCTCACCGCCGACTATCAGCAGCTCGTGAACACGGCCAATACGTTCAAGGGCTTGATCGGCAAGAACGCCGTGATCAAGCGCGGCGAACGCAGCATGGCCGTGAACGACTTCAAGAGCGCGATGAAGTGGCTGATCGCCGACGCCGAGCGCAACGTGTCGAAGCAGCGCTACAAGGGGCTTGGCGAGATGAACCCTGGGCAGCTCTGGGAAACGACGATGGATCCGACTGTGCGACGTTTGCTGCGCGTACAGATCGAGGACGCGATCGCCGCCGACGGCATCTTTACGACGCTCATGGGTGACGATGTCGAGCCGCGTCGTGCGTTTATCGAGAGCAATGCGCTGCGGGCGGGGAATATCGACGTTTGA
- a CDS encoding UvrD-helicase domain-containing protein has product MDAIELARQRATELHCGAVRLGRDPWAPYAFAVAEAQSRQLTVEKCAPGADALDGGRAFFDRDARLIIHEDSGSAFEQAFLVAHEIGHADLGDDEEDEGPYAIDPARTSEAAPVGLDRVVDYSHRQRREVQMDLFAREFLLPRPVVRELHLGQGMTCSAIATRLGAPFEVVAQQMLDALLLPSVTATPDRQAPVIPMNDAQRQAAMHRGPAYLLQAGPGTGKTRTLVARVESLLDEGVDPRRILLLTFSNRAAAEMAERLALTRPVAAAALWIGTFHRFGLDILRRFYDLVDLPPDPRLMDRTEAVELLESVFPRLSLRHYRDVYDPAQVISDMLSAISRAKDEVVDTVQYRDLAQRIYDAATNPGEIEAAERALEVATVYEAYEDLKRTAGCVDFGDLVLRPVQLLEANEALRLQLQQTYDHVLVDEYQDVNRSSVRLLSALKPDGNHLWVVGDGKQSIYRFRGASSFNISRFGSQDFSGGVTGYLARNYRSVPEIVDTFSMFAANMHVGGSHSGLQADRTSCGSLPELRLVATGELTSAALAENIDQLRQAGYPYRDQVVLCRGNDKLSELGQELERLGIPVLFLGSIFERQEVKDLVAFLSLLTDRRAMGLVRVACWPEFSMSLEDVIRVFDHLRTTEAAPGDWGSAFAHLSPAGQTAFGALATALAGFDSMAHPWTVLTTALLDRTRMAARIASASRVTEQAQGIAIWQFLNFVRVQPPGQGLPIARLMERIRRLLRLRDDRDLRQLPAAAQGIDAVRLMTIHGAKGLEFPVVHLTGANQDSMPGAYRPPKCPPPEGMIAGTVASSEAAERDAQAQEQECLFYVAMSRARDRLFLYAAQAKGNGHRRPLSEFVDRLGALQRHSVTPALSLAPAPDTVPVSVAFSGQVSFNAQAVALFDSCPRRFLYTYLLQVGGRRQATAFMKMHEAVRSVCRTIVDSGQAHEWESHLDAAFVEFELHEHGYVADFRGMAEDMLRFFLRSRDGAVIESAQTLHLPIGDQHVVTRPDEILVRNGVRTLRTVRTGHAPNKEPKDVGTAAALLAAQHVLPGATVEVIYLADGEVMPLSLTPKQLANGHGKLADILISIGAGQFEARRSEYTCPGCPAFFVCGATPPGTLHKAF; this is encoded by the coding sequence GTGGACGCGATCGAGCTCGCCCGGCAACGAGCTACCGAGCTGCACTGCGGAGCCGTTCGTCTGGGACGCGACCCTTGGGCGCCGTATGCCTTCGCTGTTGCCGAAGCACAGTCCCGGCAATTGACAGTGGAGAAATGCGCACCGGGTGCGGACGCGTTGGATGGCGGTCGCGCGTTCTTCGATCGCGACGCTCGACTCATTATTCACGAGGACAGTGGGTCTGCCTTTGAACAGGCATTCCTGGTGGCGCATGAAATCGGTCACGCCGATCTCGGTGACGACGAAGAGGACGAGGGTCCCTACGCGATCGATCCCGCCCGCACCAGCGAGGCGGCTCCCGTGGGGCTTGATCGGGTCGTCGACTACAGTCATCGCCAGCGCCGTGAAGTCCAGATGGATCTCTTTGCGCGCGAGTTCCTGCTACCGCGCCCAGTGGTTCGGGAACTGCATCTCGGGCAAGGAATGACGTGCAGCGCTATCGCCACCCGGCTTGGCGCGCCGTTTGAAGTGGTGGCGCAGCAGATGCTCGACGCGTTGCTACTGCCCAGCGTGACCGCGACACCCGACCGGCAAGCACCGGTTATTCCAATGAACGACGCGCAGCGCCAAGCCGCCATGCATCGGGGACCCGCCTATCTGCTCCAGGCTGGGCCCGGTACCGGCAAGACGCGTACGCTTGTTGCACGGGTGGAGAGCCTGCTGGATGAGGGAGTGGACCCTCGCCGTATCCTGTTATTGACGTTTTCTAATCGCGCGGCCGCTGAAATGGCCGAGCGCCTCGCGCTTACGCGACCTGTGGCCGCCGCCGCGTTGTGGATCGGTACCTTCCATCGCTTCGGTCTGGATATCCTTCGGCGCTTTTATGACCTAGTGGATCTGCCTCCCGATCCACGACTTATGGACCGCACCGAAGCAGTGGAACTGCTGGAGTCCGTATTTCCCCGGCTGAGCCTGAGGCATTATCGCGACGTCTACGATCCGGCGCAGGTCATTTCTGACATGCTGAGCGCGATATCGCGCGCCAAGGACGAGGTAGTCGACACCGTACAGTACCGCGACTTGGCTCAGCGCATATACGACGCGGCAACGAATCCCGGAGAGATCGAGGCTGCCGAGCGGGCGTTGGAAGTGGCAACGGTCTACGAAGCATACGAAGACCTGAAGCGTACAGCCGGTTGCGTGGACTTCGGCGATCTCGTGTTGCGTCCGGTCCAGTTGCTGGAGGCCAACGAGGCACTGCGTCTGCAGTTGCAGCAGACCTACGATCACGTGCTGGTCGATGAGTATCAGGACGTCAACCGCTCGAGCGTTCGCTTGCTGAGTGCCCTAAAGCCGGACGGCAACCATCTGTGGGTCGTCGGCGACGGCAAGCAGTCCATTTATCGCTTTCGGGGAGCTTCGTCGTTCAACATTTCCCGTTTCGGGTCCCAAGACTTTTCTGGCGGCGTCACAGGTTATCTGGCGCGTAACTACCGTTCTGTCCCGGAGATTGTGGATACCTTCTCCATGTTTGCTGCAAACATGCATGTCGGCGGCTCGCACAGTGGACTTCAGGCCGATCGCACGTCGTGCGGCTCCTTGCCCGAGTTGCGTCTTGTGGCGACTGGCGAGCTCACCAGTGCTGCGTTGGCCGAGAACATTGACCAGCTGAGACAGGCGGGCTATCCGTACCGAGATCAGGTGGTACTTTGTCGGGGCAATGACAAACTCTCGGAGCTGGGCCAAGAGCTCGAGCGGCTTGGAATTCCCGTGTTGTTTCTGGGAAGTATCTTCGAAAGGCAGGAGGTCAAGGACCTGGTTGCCTTCCTGTCGCTGCTTACCGATCGACGTGCTATGGGGCTGGTACGTGTCGCTTGCTGGCCCGAGTTCTCGATGTCGCTCGAGGATGTGATACGAGTATTCGATCACCTGCGCACGACCGAGGCGGCACCGGGTGATTGGGGATCGGCCTTTGCGCATCTCTCGCCGGCCGGGCAAACCGCGTTCGGCGCGCTTGCTACCGCCTTGGCCGGCTTCGACTCCATGGCCCATCCTTGGACTGTCCTGACCACGGCCCTGCTTGACCGCACGCGCATGGCTGCGCGCATCGCTAGCGCAAGCCGTGTAACCGAACAGGCCCAAGGAATTGCCATATGGCAATTCCTGAATTTCGTACGTGTGCAGCCACCCGGGCAAGGTTTGCCGATCGCGCGGCTGATGGAGCGCATTCGCCGACTACTCCGACTACGCGACGATCGCGATCTGCGCCAGTTGCCAGCTGCCGCGCAGGGAATCGATGCTGTCCGGCTTATGACTATTCATGGTGCCAAAGGGCTGGAATTCCCGGTGGTGCATCTGACCGGCGCGAACCAGGACAGCATGCCTGGCGCATATCGACCGCCCAAATGCCCGCCACCCGAGGGGATGATCGCTGGGACGGTGGCCTCGTCCGAGGCGGCCGAGCGTGACGCGCAGGCACAGGAGCAGGAATGCCTTTTTTACGTGGCGATGTCACGCGCGCGTGACCGGCTCTTCCTGTACGCGGCTCAAGCTAAAGGAAACGGGCACCGGCGGCCGCTGTCGGAGTTTGTTGATCGGCTCGGTGCGCTGCAACGGCACTCGGTTACTCCCGCGCTGAGCTTGGCGCCAGCGCCGGACACCGTACCCGTGTCGGTGGCGTTTTCGGGGCAGGTAAGCTTCAATGCGCAGGCTGTAGCACTTTTCGATTCCTGCCCTCGACGTTTTCTCTACACCTATTTGCTTCAGGTGGGCGGGCGTCGTCAGGCCACTGCCTTTATGAAGATGCACGAGGCAGTGCGTTCAGTTTGCCGGACCATCGTAGATAGCGGCCAAGCACATGAATGGGAGAGCCACCTCGACGCCGCATTCGTGGAGTTTGAACTGCACGAGCATGGCTACGTCGCGGACTTTCGCGGGATGGCGGAGGACATGCTCCGGTTTTTTTTGCGCTCGCGCGATGGAGCCGTCATCGAGTCCGCGCAGACCTTGCACCTGCCTATTGGTGACCAGCACGTTGTCACGCGTCCGGACGAGATTCTGGTCAGGAACGGGGTGCGGACACTGCGTACCGTTCGTACCGGGCATGCTCCTAACAAGGAGCCCAAAGATGTGGGTACAGCCGCCGCACTGCTTGCCGCGCAACACGTGCTCCCCGGCGCCACCGTCGAAGTGATCTATCTGGCCGATGGTGAGGTCATGCCGCTCAGCCTTACACCTAAGCAACTGGCTAATGGCCACGGCAAGCTCGCAGACATCCTGATAAGCATCGGGGCCGGACAGTTCGAGGCCAGACGGTCCGAGTACACCTGTCCGGGTTGTCCCGCCTTCTTCGTATGCGGCGCGACTCCACCCGGAACACTTCACAAAGCGTTCTGA
- a CDS encoding RNA polymerase sigma factor, translated as METEITELEQLGPDELVARCRLWPKSAIGFVSPEALLYFVRTVDTATQHHESLLSILIGRATRLLPKPDCLDGSAVDIDRLAIRDRVMDAFVDLLLADQIQYEERLDYFEINFNGAMAKDRLDASRQVWTEANRLEALENEDEEITSEVENAIEHYNPYDPDELDKKDYRQLLDGAIDALPPLQSQIVEMLRQEIPITSGDPDTPTISKILGKAEKTIRNQRDRAFATLRRRLERKEGLK; from the coding sequence GTGGAAACGGAGATTACTGAGCTGGAACAGCTCGGTCCAGATGAGCTTGTAGCACGCTGCCGGTTGTGGCCAAAATCTGCCATCGGATTTGTGAGTCCTGAGGCCCTTCTTTACTTTGTGCGCACAGTCGATACTGCGACCCAACATCACGAGTCGCTGCTCAGCATCCTGATAGGCCGCGCGACGCGCCTTCTACCGAAACCTGACTGTCTCGATGGCTCGGCTGTGGACATTGATCGGTTAGCTATTCGTGATCGCGTCATGGATGCGTTTGTAGATCTACTTCTCGCCGATCAGATCCAGTATGAAGAGAGGCTTGATTACTTCGAGATAAATTTCAACGGAGCGATGGCGAAAGACCGCCTAGACGCCAGTCGCCAAGTATGGACTGAAGCGAATCGCTTGGAGGCGCTGGAGAACGAGGACGAGGAGATCACCTCAGAGGTTGAGAATGCGATCGAGCATTACAACCCATACGATCCTGATGAACTCGATAAAAAAGATTACCGGCAACTACTCGATGGGGCGATTGATGCGTTACCGCCTTTGCAGAGCCAAATTGTCGAAATGTTGCGCCAAGAGATTCCGATTACATCGGGTGACCCGGACACTCCTACAATTAGTAAGATTTTGGGTAAGGCGGAAAAAACCATCCGCAACCAGCGCGACCGTGCTTTCGCGACGTTGCGGCGACGTCTTGAGCGAAAGGAAGGCCTGAAATGA
- a CDS encoding DUF6527 family protein translates to MMRITTLEHRFVRSVPRELAPGILYVSMDYATAVHSCCCGCGEQVVTPLSPTDWKMIYDGASVSLMPSIGNWQLPCRSHYVIRQGRVIEAEPWSAAQVAAERRRDKAAKANFYGEQVDDRSTDNRVSGEITSTPRRSSNWWSSIATWLLGRSDK, encoded by the coding sequence ATGATGCGCATCACCACGCTTGAGCATCGCTTCGTTCGCAGCGTGCCGCGGGAACTCGCCCCGGGGATCCTGTATGTGTCGATGGACTACGCGACGGCAGTTCATAGCTGTTGCTGCGGCTGTGGCGAACAAGTAGTAACGCCGCTGTCCCCGACCGACTGGAAGATGATCTACGACGGCGCATCGGTCTCGCTCATGCCTTCGATTGGCAACTGGCAACTGCCGTGCCGCTCGCACTATGTAATCCGGCAGGGTCGAGTGATCGAGGCCGAACCTTGGAGTGCGGCACAGGTCGCAGCCGAACGCCGGCGCGACAAGGCAGCCAAGGCCAACTTCTATGGCGAGCAGGTCGACGACCGCAGCACCGACAATCGGGTGAGCGGCGAGATCACTTCAACGCCGCGTCGCTCCAGCAACTGGTGGTCTTCCATTGCCACGTGGCTTCTGGGCAGGTCGGACAAGTGA
- a CDS encoding ThiF family adenylyltransferase, with product MSPKLFSLNADLRKLRDDGYFVQIVGGLLVMREVPYVDSQKRVHTGVLVCPLDLAGDMTRKPSTHVMHWDGDFPCRADGTPLREIAHQSQLFDLGHGVTAKHAFSSKPGPDGYPNFYEKMATYASILAGPAAVLQPGISPRIFRAPDETETDTMFNYIDTASDRVGIGGLSEKLEGEVISVVGTGGTGSYIVDLVAKAPVREIRLFDADEFLQHNAFRAPGAPSLEELRDAPRKVDYLKGIYSRMHRGIVAHPVKLDHANVELLNGTTFAFLCMDAGEDKRVVVQKLEALGVPFIDVGMGLELVDGSLGGILRVTTSTPEKREHIHAGRISFAGGGERDIYASNIQVADLNALNAVLAVIKWKKLRGFYRDLEREHHCTYTTDGNLLLNGDQT from the coding sequence ATGTCACCAAAACTGTTCAGTCTTAATGCGGATCTGCGCAAGTTGCGCGACGACGGCTACTTCGTGCAAATCGTAGGCGGTTTGCTGGTGATGCGCGAAGTGCCCTACGTCGACTCCCAGAAGCGAGTGCATACGGGAGTACTCGTGTGCCCCTTGGATCTGGCGGGAGATATGACGCGCAAACCTTCGACCCATGTCATGCACTGGGATGGCGATTTCCCATGCCGCGCCGACGGCACGCCGCTGCGAGAAATTGCCCACCAGTCCCAGCTCTTCGACTTGGGCCACGGCGTGACTGCTAAGCATGCCTTCTCGAGTAAGCCAGGACCTGATGGCTATCCGAACTTCTACGAGAAAATGGCGACCTACGCGTCCATCCTCGCGGGCCCGGCTGCAGTGCTGCAACCGGGTATCAGCCCGCGCATCTTCCGCGCGCCTGACGAAACGGAGACCGATACGATGTTTAACTATATCGATACTGCTTCGGACCGCGTGGGCATCGGCGGGCTTTCCGAAAAGCTTGAGGGTGAAGTCATTTCGGTGGTCGGCACGGGCGGCACCGGCAGCTACATCGTGGATCTGGTGGCCAAAGCACCAGTGCGCGAGATTCGCCTCTTCGACGCTGACGAATTTTTGCAGCACAACGCTTTTCGTGCGCCTGGGGCACCGTCGCTGGAAGAGTTGCGCGACGCGCCGAGGAAGGTCGACTACCTCAAGGGCATCTATAGCAGGATGCACCGCGGTATCGTTGCCCATCCGGTCAAACTTGACCATGCCAACGTCGAACTGCTTAACGGCACCACCTTTGCCTTTCTCTGCATGGATGCCGGGGAGGACAAGCGCGTGGTGGTGCAAAAGCTCGAAGCGCTCGGCGTGCCCTTCATCGATGTTGGGATGGGCTTGGAGTTGGTCGACGGTAGCCTGGGCGGGATTTTGCGCGTGACCACGAGTACGCCGGAGAAGCGCGAGCATATCCACGCCGGTCGCATCTCGTTTGCGGGAGGTGGTGAGCGCGACATCTACGCCTCGAACATTCAGGTCGCCGATTTGAACGCGCTCAACGCGGTCCTCGCCGTCATCAAATGGAAGAAGCTCCGGGGCTTCTATCGCGATTTGGAGCGTGAACACCACTGCACGTACACGACTGACGGCAACCTGCTGCTTAACGGGGATCAGACATGA
- the dnaN gene encoding DNA polymerase III subunit beta produces the protein MQLVKTERDNLLRPLQTVSGIVERRHTLPILANLLITKTGSDVSFLSTDLELQITTTADFGVGNDQVATTVAARKLLDILRAMPDGQVTLTLADKRLTVQSGKSRFALQTLAADEFPTVAQAKDFGANLAVPQKTFRQLLGMVYFAMAQQDIRYYLNGMLLVVDGDQLMAVATDGHRLAFSSMKIEGSFARQEVIIPRKTILELQRLLEDIDDVLKIDIGSTQVKFTFGQVELVSKLVEGKFPDFQRVIPKAHKNTFQIGREELQRSLQRAAILTSDKFKGVRCIIEPGQLKIMSTNADQEEAQEELEIAYQGDTIDIGFNVTYLLDVLANLKVDTLEVSLGDASSSALITIPENEEFKYVVMPMRI, from the coding sequence ATGCAACTGGTCAAGACCGAACGCGATAACCTGCTGAGGCCGCTGCAAACGGTGAGCGGCATTGTCGAACGCCGCCACACGTTGCCGATCCTCGCCAATCTGCTGATCACCAAAACCGGTTCCGACGTCTCGTTCCTGTCGACCGACCTCGAGTTGCAGATCACCACGACCGCCGACTTCGGCGTCGGTAACGACCAGGTCGCCACGACGGTCGCCGCTCGCAAGCTGCTCGACATCCTGCGCGCCATGCCCGACGGCCAGGTCACGCTCACGCTCGCCGACAAGCGCCTCACGGTGCAGTCGGGCAAGAGCCGCTTCGCCTTGCAAACGCTCGCCGCGGACGAGTTCCCCACGGTGGCGCAGGCCAAGGACTTCGGCGCGAACCTCGCGGTGCCGCAGAAGACGTTCCGCCAGTTGCTCGGCATGGTGTATTTCGCCATGGCGCAGCAGGACATCCGCTACTACCTGAACGGCATGCTGCTCGTCGTGGACGGCGACCAGCTCATGGCGGTCGCGACCGACGGCCACCGTCTCGCGTTCTCGTCGATGAAGATCGAAGGCTCGTTCGCGCGCCAGGAAGTCATCATCCCGCGCAAGACCATTCTCGAACTCCAGCGCCTGCTCGAAGACATCGACGACGTGCTGAAGATCGACATCGGTTCGACGCAGGTGAAGTTCACGTTCGGCCAGGTCGAACTGGTTTCGAAGCTCGTGGAGGGCAAGTTCCCCGACTTCCAGCGCGTGATCCCGAAGGCGCACAAGAACACCTTCCAGATCGGCCGCGAAGAACTGCAACGCTCGCTGCAACGCGCTGCGATTCTCACGTCCGACAAGTTCAAGGGCGTGCGCTGCATCATCGAGCCGGGCCAGCTCAAGATCATGTCGACCAACGCCGACCAGGAAGAGGCGCAGGAAGAGCTGGAAATCGCCTACCAGGGCGACACCATCGACATTGGGTTCAACGTCACGTATCTGCTCGACGTACTCGCGAACCTGAAGGTCGACACGCTGGAAGTGAGCCTCGGCGACGCCAGCTCCAGCGCGCTCATCACGATTCCCGAGAACGAGGAATTCAAGTACGTGGTGATGCCGATGCGCATCTAA